The nucleotide sequence CCGGCGTATCAACCTCCGCTACGCAATGTTTCTGCCGAAGAAGCGTTCAACCACATGGTCGCGCAACTGCAGGCCGGTCACGTCCGCGTCCTGTTCGAATCGTTGCCGCCGCTGTATCGCAAAGATCTGGAAAAGATCATTGCCCAGGCCGCTAGAAAACTGGACCCGTCGGCTTTCGATGCGGTCACGTCCACGATTCATCAAGTGGGTGACACGGTCGTGACCCGCCAGAACTGGTTGTTTTCGCACCCACGCTTTGAAAGTGTTTCGGCGGAAACCACGGCACAGCTTCGTGAAATGACCTTGGCTGCCGCCAATATGATGCGGTCCGGTTTCGACCCGCAAACGCTGAAGCTGGAAGACTTGAAAACCCAACCTTTCGGAAAGTGGTTGGCGGATTACGACACAGCCATGGCCGCCTATTTGCATCCGCTGATGGATGATTCGGCGTCCAGCGGTGTACCAGAAATGACGTTTGATGAAGGCAAGGATGGCAAGGTCACGGTCACCCAAGTCATCAGCGAAAAGCAAAAGGTTCAGTTCGACTTGGAAAAGGTCGACGGTTTCTGGTTGCCGTCCAGTTTGGCCAAAGACTGGGACAAACAAGTCGAACAATGGCAGGCAAAGCTGGACGAAACCGACGACGGCAGCGTCGGTGGCGGCGGCGTGGCGGCAATGGTCAGCGGAGTCGCCGGGCCGTTCCTGCAACCGCTGCGCGATGCCGGCACGGCCAAGGAGTTCCATGTGGCCATGGAATCTCTGATCGCCGGGGCGGAAACGCTGGGCAAAATGATCCCCAAAGATTTGGGCATCGATCTGGGCGGTCGCCAAAACAACGGCTACGGCTATGGCGAAGAAGATTACGGGTACGGCGAGGAAGAAGAGATGTATGGCGACGAGTATGGGGATGAATACGGTCGGTGATTCGTCAAACCCGAATTGCGGTCATCGGCGGCGGCTTGGCCGGCTTGGCAACCTCGGCGTGGTTGCGGCTGGATGCACCGGAGATCGAAGTCTGTCTTTTTGAAAGTGCCGATCGTCTGGGCGGTGTCATTGGCACGTCCACGTTGGAACATCCCGATCTGGGGACGATCCACTTGGATCGCGGTGCCGATATGTTGGCGACCGAGCCCTCGTCGGCGCTGGATCTGATCGACCGTTTGGACGCGTCCGATCGCCTGATCCATCCGAAATCGGCCGGTCGCGGCGCGATGATTGTCCACCAAGGACGTCTGCGCAGCATTCCCGAGGGCTTTGTGCTGATGCGGCCCACACGCTTGCGTTCCATGGTCACCACGCCATTGCTTTCGCCACAGGGCAAGCTGCGTCTATTGGCCGAGCCCTGCATTGGTGAACCAGATTCGGAGGATGATGAAAGCGTGGCGTCATTCGTCCGCCGACGATTCGGGGACGAATTGTTACAGCGGATCGTTCAGCCGTTGGTCGCCGGTATCTACACCGCCGACGTGGAACGGTTGAGCATGCGTGCGACGATGGCCCCGATCCACGCGATGGTCCGTCGACACGGATCGTTGACCGCCGCGACACTGCGTCGTCGGTTCGGGGGACGTGATGGCGTTGAGGCCACCAGCAGTGGTGCACGCTATGAAAAATTCCGCGCATTTCGCTTCGGCATGCAAGGCTTGATCGACTTGTTGGCCGAATCATTGCCACCCACGTCGGTCCGTACCAACGCCGCGGTCAATCGCATTGGCCGCAATGAACGGGGCGGTTTTGATTTGGCATTGGCTGATGCTTCGGTGCAAAGCTTTGACCAAGTCGTCGTCGCGACGCCGGCATCACGCACGGCGAATCTGATCGCCGATTTGGCGCCCGCCGCGTCGGATCAACTAGCGTCGATCATTTCGGCGTCCGCGGGAATCGTCGTCATGGTGGTGCGCCGTGAAGACATGCCGGGGTTGCCACCCACCTTTGGTCTGGTCGTCCCGGCGATCGAGAATCGACGCATCCTGGCCGTCAGTTTTGCCAGCGAAAAGTTTGCCGGTCGGTGTCCGCCCGATCATGTGATCGTTCGCGTTTTTGTCGGCGGCATGCTGCAAAGTGATTTGCTGCAGCGTGATGACGCCGACTTGGTTCAACTGGCCACTGACGAACTCAGAGATCTGGTTGGATTGTCGGGGGCTCCGGTGCATCAAACAGTTGTTCGCTGGAACAAAGCGATGCCGCAATACGAAATCGGGCATCTGGACCGAGTCGCCACGATCGATGCCGATATTGCCAGGATCCCCGGACTGCACTTATGCAGTAACGCACTGCGTGGCGTCGGCATTGCACCGCTGATCGGACAGGCTGGGCAAGTCGCTAAGGCGGTGATTGATCAGGCCGCATCGACCGCAACTGCGTGCTGCTGATGTCGATGCGAAAATCGGATTCGGGAACCAAATCACAGATGGCCAATAGGTTTTGGCACAGCGGTAACGTTGTCGCGTCTTGAAACGTGTGTCCGATCAACCGTCCGAACACAACAAACTGGCACCCATGTTGTCGGATCTTCGCAATGCACTGGTCGCGTTGGCGGGGACAATGATTGGCATAGGCCGGATCATTCAGCCGTAGTGCCGTATCGGCGCCGATCAGGAAACGGCACCCAGGAAAACACGCGGCCTTTTCAAAAAAACGTGCCGCCCGGGTGACCAGCGGTGTTCCGATTCGTTGCACCCGAGCCAGGCGGCGCTGCAGATCCGCATCGTCAATGTCTGGCTTGTCCACATTGGCAATGGAGATTTCCGGCTGAACCTTCGTGGCGTACTTGCGTGACGCCACGTCAGCCATCGCCAAGTGGCCGTCGTGGATGGGATTGAAGCTGCCTGGAAATACCAACGATCCGCTTTGGTATTGACCTTGGATCAGCATGGAACGGCACCTTTCGGTCGTCGCCTGTCGATCAATTTGCCCAAGTCGATTTACCAGCCTAGGACGTAGGCGAACATCAGCGGAGCCACAATCGAAGCATCGCTTTGGATCATGAACTTGGGGGCTTCCGGTTCCAGTTTGTACCAAGTGATTTTTTCGTTCGGCACAGCGCCGCTGTAACCGCCATAGCTGGTCACCGCATCACTGATTTGACAGAAGTACGCCCACAAAGGAATGTCCAGCTTCAAGTCTTGGATCAACAACGGCACGACGCAAATCGGAAAGTCACCTGCAATGCCGCCGCCAATTTGGAAGAAGCCGATCGGGCTGTCGGCCGCTGTGTCCTGGTACCACTGGATCAACGCTTCCATCTGGCGTGTGCCCGACCAATACACGTCGTGCCGGGCGACCTTCTTTTCGTAGACGCGTGCGGCAAAGATGTTGCCCAGGGTACTGTCTTCGAATCCCGGAACGAAAACGGGGATGCCGGCTTGCATCGCCGCCATCAGCCAACTGTTTTCCACCGGGATCTGGTAGTGTTCTTTCAGGGTTTCGTCCCGCAGCACTTCCATCATGTACCAAGCCGGACTGTGCGATTCACCTTCGTCGGCGGCCTTTTGCCATAGCTTCAACAGACGGGCTTCCAGGTGCCGCATCACCGTTTCGGGAATACAGGTGTCGGTCACGCGATTGAAACCTTCGTCGCGCAGCTTGACCTCGTCCTGTACCGACAAGGCTCGCCAGTCTTCGACAATGCGATATTCGTCGTGGGCGACCAAGTTGAAGACGTCTTCTTCCAGATTGGCGGCGGTGCACGTGATGGCATGAACTTTGTTCTGGCGAATCATCTCCGCCAGCGAACGACCGATTTCACCAGTGGACATGGCACCGGCCAGAGTCACCATCATCTTTCCGCCACCACCATCGGGCCGGACAAAGTCGCGATAGACGCGAGCCGCCTGGACGGTTTCGCGGGCGTTGAAGTGATGAAAGTGTTGGTCCAAAAATTCCGAAACGTTCACTCGTTTCCTCGGTCCAGTTGTAAGCGAAGGTTGCGAAGTCGCAGGGCGTTGGCGATGACCGAAACACTGCTAAAACTCATCGCCGCAGCGGCGATCATCGGGCTTAGCATCCAACCGAGCAAGGGATAAAGCAAGCCGCCAGCGATCGGAACGCCCACCGCGTTGTAGACGAACGCAAAGAACAGGTTCTGGCGGATGTTGGCCATGGTTTTTCGGCTTAGCAATTCCGCAGCGGCGACGCCTCGCAAATCACCGCCGACTAGCGTGATTTTGGCTGAATCGATGGCGACCCCCGCGCCGGTTCCCATGGCGATGCCCACGTCGGCCGCCGCCAAGGCCGGGGCGTCGTTGATTCCATCGCCGGCCATCGCCACCACGTGACCTTCACGCTGCATGTCGCGGACAAGGTCATGCTTTTGCTGTGGTGTGACACCCGCATGGATTTCGTCGATCCCCAGTGTCTGGCCGACCGCAAGAGCGGTCGGCCGTGCGTCACCGGTCATCATCACAATCCGCTTGCCGGAATCATGCAAAGTCGCGATCGCATGTTCGGTCGACGGCTTGATCGGATCGGTGATTCCGATCACACCGCGGACCGCATCGTCGATTGCGACCAGCACCGCGGTCGCACCATCGGACTGCAATTCGGTCATCGTCGTGGTGGCATTTTCTGGAACGTCGATGCCATTGTCCGATAGCCAGTCCGGTTGCCCCACGCGAATCACGTGACCATCGTGTTGTGCGGTGACGCCACGACCCGTGGTGCTTTCAAAGGCTTCGGGCGTCGGCAACGGTTCATCGGCGGCGTGCCGGACGATGGCCCGCCCCAGCGGGTGTTCGCTTGACGATTCGGCGATTGCCGCCAGACGCATCCAGGTTTCCGAAGCATCGTCGCCAATGCTTCGAACGTTTGTGACTTCCGGACGACCGACCGTTAGCGTGCCTGTTTTGTCCACCACGATGGTGTCGACTTTCTCCATCACTTCGATCGCTTCGGCATCCTTGATCAAGACGCCTTCTCTGGCACCACGACCAACACCGACCATCACGGACATTGGTGTTGCCAGGCCCAACGCACAGGGGCAGGCGATGATCAGTACGGCCACGGCGGCAACAAAGGCATGTGCCAAGGTTGGTTCCGGTCCCAAAGCCCACCAGGCAACGAAGGCGATCAGCGCGGAAGCAATGACGGCGGGAACAAAGTACTGGGAAACCTTGTCGACAAGTCGTTGAATCGGAGCCTGGCTGCGTTGGGCTTGGGCCACCATTTGAACGATTTGGCTGAGCACGGTTTCGTCGCCGACATTGGTCGCCGTCATCGTCAATGCGCCCGACTGGTTCAAGGTGCCGCCGGTCAACGAATCGCCGGTCTGCTTCATTACCGGAATCGGTTCGCCGGAGATCATGGATTCATCGACGTGGCTTTGGCCATCGACCACTTCGCCATCGACGGGGATTTTTTCGCCAGGTCGAATCCGCAATCGGTCCCCCTGACGAACTTCGGCAAGTGACACGTCGGTTTCGTTGCCACCGTCGTCCATTCGGTGTGCCGTGTCGGGTGTCAGTTCCATCAACTGGCGAATGGCATCTCCGGTGCGACCTCTGGCACGCAGTTCCAGGACTTGGCCCATCAAAACCAGGGTGATGATGACCGCGGCCGATTCAAAGTACAGGGGCAGGCCGTCCCCGGAACGAAACGCATCGGGGACCACTGCCGGCGCAATCAATGCGACCGTGCTGAACGCGTAGGCGGCAAGGGTGCCCACCGCGATCAGCGAAAACATGTTCAGGTTCCAACCTTGGAACGACTTGACGCCACGAACGAGCAGCGGCCAACCGCATCCGAAAACAATCGGCGTCGCCAATGCCCATTGCAGCCAACCGCCCACACGCGGCGAAACCGATTCGGTGATCGGTATGCCGACCATCGGGCCCATCGACAGGATCAGCAGCGGGATCGACAACGCGACGCCGATCCAGAAACGACGCCGCATGTTTTGGTACTGGGGATCATCGGCAACATCGCCGGCGACTTGCACCTGCTTGGGTTCCAAGTCCATTCCGCAAATCGGACAATCGCCGAACCCGATCTGTTCGATTTCGGGGTGCATCGGACAGATATAAACGGCGTCCGGATCACCGGTGGAGACGCCAGGGTTGCTGCCGCCGCCGATTTGCAGCACGGGCAGCCCGCCATCACCGCCGCCGCAACATGCCCCATGACCCTGGGCCTTGGCCGCATCCTTTTCGCGCCGTCGTCGCAACGTGCTTTCGGGGTCCGATGCGAATTTTTCTGCACAGCCTGGACAACAGAAGTAATAATCGGTGCCCTGGTGATGTCGGTGCGGCGCCCCGTCGGGATCAACGGTCATGCCGCATACGGGATCAATCGCGTCGGCGGTCCTGTTCATGGTGATGGATCTTTTTCAAAAAGGGTGCTTCCCTGCCCTCGGGCTCGGGCGGGGATTCAGCACCTCGAATCAAGAATTTCGGTTCGGGGGCGAAGATCGGGGCCGTGGGCGGGCTCTGTATTCCGGCGGGACGCTCGGTTCTGTTCCAAAGGCCGTCTTTTCGCTCCGATGGATCCCCCCAAGATTCGACTTTGCAAATCACTTGCCACCCATCATCGCGTTCGCCATGCGTTCTATAAAATCAGTCGCCCAGCTGGCATCATTCGCCGCCGCAATCACGGTCGCCGCTGTGATTCAAAATTGCGTTTTCCAGGTACGTTCCGACGCTCAGGAGACCGAGGTGTCATCCGAAGACCGACCGGCACCCAAATCCATGTGGAATGTGCCATTGAAAACGGCCGGAGGTTCACAGTTTTGGACCGACCACGTGCACCGGGAAGAATACCGGATTCAGCAGAACGTGTTGACCAAGCACTGGCGGCTGTTGGACCAGAAAGACGTTCGGCGGGCTTGGGGCAGCCGCGAGGCCTGTGAAGCCGTCTTGGATCAACTGTGCCCATTGAAGCCCGCGGTCGCGTCGGACGCCGGCGGCAAACCCATCGTGATGTTGCTGCACGGATTGTTCCGCAGCCACCGGTCGATGATGGGCTTGGAAGACGCGATCGAAAAAGACGAACAGTTGGACGCGGTGACCTACAGCTATGCCAGCACGCGAGGCGGCGTCGCCGAACATGCCGCGGCACTGGCCGATACGCTGCGGTCGCTGCCCAAGGATCGGCCGATCGCCTTCGTCGGCCACAGCATGGGGAACATTGTTGTGCGGCACTTGATTGCCGATCTGCAAGCGTCCGGCGATCCGGACCATTTGCTGCCACGCTGCAAGGCGATGGTCATGTTGGGGCCGCCCAACCAGGGCGCGATCATTGCCAAGCGATTGGCGCAAACGGGCGTGTTCGGCATCGTGACCGGCCAGGGCGGCATGGAGTTGGGGCCGGAATTTGAAAAACTGGAAAAGCACTTGGCCATTCCGCCGTTCCCCTTCGCCATCGTCGCGGGAGACATGTCCGATGAAGCCATCCAAAACCCGTTGACCGAGGGCGCCGGTGACTTTGTCGTCAGCGTCGAAGAAGCTTATTTGCCCGGGGCGGCCGACACCCAGACGTTTCCCCTGCTGCATTCGTTCATCATGGACGATCCCGACGTCCAGGCGTACACCATCGATTTCCTAAAGACCCACTTGGGCTTGAAGGAATTGCCGACCGGTACACCCGAAGTCTCGGATGCAAACTGAGCGGATTGACCGCCGGCTAGAGTTACCGAGCTTTTGGGCTGTCGTTATCACAGTGCGTCGAGCGACGCATGCGTCGCTCGACACTGCATCGGGGAGAAGACTGCTTTGAATCGAATCATTCACGCTGCGTTGTTTTTGGGATTCGTGCTGTTTGCTTCGATCCCAGACGCTCGTTCGGCGTCCGCGGCGGACTCCGCTGTCACGACAACCGGGGATCAAACGGGCTCCGGTGCAAGCGTCTGGAACCAGTGGCGTGGCCCCGATCGCGATGGACGCATCCCGGGATCGTCGTGGCCGGACAAGCTGGACGGCAGGTTGCAATTGCAATGGTCCAAAGATCATTCACCCAGCTACAGCGGGCCGGTATTGCTGGATGATCTGGTCTTCACCACCGAAACCATTGACCGCAAGTATGAACAGGTCACGGCGTATCGGTTGTCCGACGGGCAAATGGTTTGGAACCGTCGCTGGGAAGGTCATATGGCGGTCCCGTTCTTTGCCGCCAAGAACGGTGATTGGATTCGTTCCACCCCCGCGTGCGTTCCCGGTCATTTGGTGATTCTGGGGATGCGGGACGTGTTGGTTTCGTTGGATCCGCAGACCGGCCAAGAGAATTGGAGGAACGACTTGCCTGCCAGCGAGGGTACGCCCCTGCAACCTTTCGGTGCGGTTTGCTCTCCACTGATTGACGGGGACGTCGTTTATGTGCAGTCCGGCGGTGGGCTGATTAAGGTGGACTTGGCCACCGGGCGAGTCCTGTGGACGGTCTTGGGCGGTTCGTCGGACATGATGTCCAGTGGCGCGTTTTCCAGTCCGGTCATGGCGGTGATCGCGGGCAAGAAACAGTTGGTGGTGCAAACACGACTGGAGTTGTGCGGCGTGGATCCCGACGATGGGACCGTGCTTTGGAAGACGCCGGTGGAGGCGTTTCGGGGAATGAATATCTTGACGCCGCTTGTGATCGGCGACCGAATCTTTACCGCCGCCCACAGCGGACGCAGCCACCTGTTTCAGATCGCCAACGACGATCCAGAAGGCTCGACGGTCAATGAGGTTTGGAGTCAAAAGACGCAGGGTTACATGTCATCGCCCGTCGTGATTGACGGCAACGTGTATCTGCATTTGAAGAACCAGCGGTTCACTTGCTTGGATTTACAAGACGGCAGCATTCGTTGGACGTCGCGGCCGATCGGCGATTACTGCAGCCTGGTCCACAACGATCGGCAAATCTTGTCGCTTGCCAATGACGGCGTTCTGCGTTTGATCGAACCGACGCCGGACAAGTTTCGCGTGGTGGATACATCCCAAGTCGCCGCCGACGCTTGGGCTCACCTGGCCGTCCGTGACGACCTGGTCGTCGTGCGAGACTTGAATTCGCTGCGTTTATATCGTTGGACCGGTTCAGCGAATCGTTGAGCTTGATGAATTCGTATCGGCGTCGGGTTCGTCGGCCATCGCGGTCTTTACACGCTGGACATCGTCGCCCCGAGGCATCCAACCGTTCGCACCGGCGGGTTTGTCCAGCCGCACGACACCTTCGCATGACAATTTGTCGTCGTCGGTCGCCAGAGTCGCTTGGATGACCACTTCGCTGACCGACGGCGGGACGTCGTCCCACATGACGGGAATTCGCAGGCCGCTGACTGGAACTCGACTGACCAGCCCGCGGACTTCGGCAGGGTCAAATTCCCATTTCGCCAGAACGGCGTGCTCATCGGTCTCGTTCGGGTCGATCGCAACCACGTTCAGCTTGGCGTCGATGTCGAATTCGGCCAGATCCAGCGGTCGGTCCGACAGGTCGGTGGCCGTCACGGTCAACAGCATGCCGTTGGCAAGCTGATCGGCCGGATGGTCTTCGTCGCCGAACTGGTGTGGACCGGAAAAGCCGCGATGAAGTGACAGCTTGATCGGCGAGGCATCGGATCGGACGCCCAGTTCTTTCAGCGAATCGGGCAACGGCACCTTCCCGGGGGGATCTTCGGCGGGGGTCCCCGGGGCCGGTGGCGGCAGGATTTCACCCGGTTCGATGGGCGGGATCTGCAAATCGAACGTTCCCGGCGGTTCCGGCTCGCTGGGCGGAGTCGCTTCGCCGATGTCGGGTGTGCCGGTGTCGTCGGCCGGGGCCGGCAGTGTATTGGGCGCCCCATTGTTTTCCAGATCGCCCACACCGGGCGGAATGACTTCGCCTTCGTCGATCCAAGCACTCGGATCATCCAGGTCGTCTAAATCGGGCATGCCGCTGTCGTCGCCCGCCGGTGGCAACACTCGGTTGGTCGCATCGGCCTTGGGCGAATCGGCCGGTGGGATTGCTGTATCGGACGGTTCAATCGCATCGGGGACCGGATCGGCATCCGGTCGCTGGTCGGCGATCGGACTGGGGGGCGGATCCGTCGATTCGGTGCGGGGTGTGGTCGTCCGCGGTTGCGCCAGCTCGGTCGGTGGGTTTCGGTAGGTCGAACGTGGTTCGGCATTCACAGCCGATCGTGCTCGTTCGCGGCGTTCGCGTTCACGTTGCAGCTTTTCAGCCAGCACTTGGTTCTCGTAATCGGCCTGGTACAGCTGGTCTTCCAGCAATCGGACTTCGCTGGTCAGCTTTTGGACGTACAAGTCCTGCTTCGCACGGCTGCGGCAACCGCTCAGTGTTGCGATGCCGATCAACAGCACCGCGACGTGTAACAGGCGAAACGCCGCGGCGCTCGATGGCGGCGTAAGCGGGTGGGGCGGCGACGGCGTGTTTGCGATCAATTTGCCGGGTGCGGCGCTGGAATGAAGGAAAATTCTGAATTTCGCTCATGTCCACCTACCAAGCAGCCGACGCGCCGGTCAATGCGAGATTGCCATATCTGTATAGGAAGATCGCCACGTCTCGCCGGGAAACCGGCACGCCGCTTTGAAAACGCATGCCTTTGCCGGCCGCAGGCAAAATTGGGGGAGGGCTTAAAAAACCCAGCGGGCCGCGCCGATGGTTCGGCGGGCCCGCTGCGCGGCAGGTTTGATTCGGTTGCGGTGAAGCGATTCGGGATCGAATCACTTGCCATCCGGTCGACGATTACTCGCTGATCTTCGCGACCAGGTCCAGCACCTTGTTGCTGTAGCCCCATTCGTTGTCGTACCAGGAGACGACTTTGACGAAGGTGCCATCCAGTTGGATTCCGGCGCCGGCGTCGAAGACCGAGGTGCGAGCTTCGCCACGGAAGTCGGTCGAAACGACCTTGTCTTCGGTGTAGCCCAGGACACCCTTCATCGAGCCATCGGCGGCTGCCTTCATCGCCTTGCAGATGTCTTCATAGGTGGTTTCCTTTTCCAGTTCGACGGTCAGGTCGACGACCGAAACGTCGCTGGTGGGAACGCGGAACGCCATGCCGGTCAGCTTGCCGTTCAATTCCGGAATGACCTTTCCGACGGCTTTGGCCGCACCGGTGCTGGACGGGATGATGTTTTCCAGGATGCCGCGGCCGCCGCGCCAGTCCTTCTTCGAAGGTCCGTCGACGGTTTTTTGGGTCGCGGTGGCGGCGTGAACGGTGGTCATCAAACCACGCTTGATGCCGAAGCTGTCGTTCAAGACCTTGGCCAGCGGTGCCAAGCAGTTGGTCGTGCACGAAGCGTTGGAAACGAATTTTTGGCCGGCATAGCTGTCGTCGTTAACGCCCATGACGAACATCGGGGTGTCGTCCTTGGACGGTGCCGACATCACGACCTTCTTGGCACCGGCGTCCAAGTGGCCTTGTGCGGAATCCGCGGTCAAGAAAATACCGGTCGATTCAACGACGACGTCGACACCCGCGTCGCCCCATTTCAGTTGGGCGGGATCGGTTTCGGCGGTGATGCGGATCTTTTTGCCGTTGACGACCAGGGCGTCGCCGTCGACAGCAACCTCGCCCTTGAACGGGCCGTGAACCGAGTCGTATTGCAGCATGTAGGCCAAGTAATCAACGTCCAACAAGTCGTTGATCGCGACCACTTCGATATCGTCGCGGGTGACCGACGAACGAAACACCATCCGGCCGATACGACCAAAACCATTGATTCCGACTTTAACTGCCACGGTTCGTCTCTTTCTGTTCTCTCTTGGGACATCAGCCAAGCCAAAGTCGCTACAGACCCCAGGCCGGCGGTGGAATAGATTCTGTGGGGACCATGATGCAGACGGTCGTAGGAAGACCGCTGACACGTCGTTCACGGAGCGGGATTATAGGAAAGCATGACCGACTTGAAACAGCCCCCGCCCGATCCGACGCCGCCACAGTGGCGACGACCGCGTGGCGTGGCGCCGGGAACCTGGCAGTATCTTCATCAGCGGACGATCGCCGACCATTACGACGCGTTTGTGGCCGATACCCCGCTGTGCCACCTAGATGATGAATTCCTGGCGGAATTGTTCCCGCGACGCGAAACCGCAGGCTGTCGGGTCGCCGATTTGGGATGCGGCACCGGCCGATCGGCGATTCCGCTGGCCCGACGCGGCTATGACGTGGTCGCGATCGACCTAAGCCGGCCGATGCTGCAGAACCTGATGCGGCGGGTCACCCAAGAGATCCCGACGGATTCACAGCCCGATTCACCGGTCGGACGCATCTTTCCGGTCCAAGCAAATTTGGTCGAACTGGATTCGCTGGCCGACGATTCAATCGACCACACCATCTGCATGTTCAGCACGCTGGGCATGATTCAGGGACGTGCCAATCGAAACGCGGTGCTGCAGCACGCCCGCCGGATGACCCGCAACGGGGGCCGGCTGGTAATTCACGTCCACCATCGTGCGGCCTGGTTTGCCGAGCCCGGCGGAATGCGTCGCTGGTTGGCTTCGGCGGTGAAGGCCTGGACACGGAAGGATCACGAATTTGGCGATCATGTGTATGCCTATCGCGGGCTCAGCCAGATGTTCTTGCACCGGTTTTCACAACGTGAAATCACGACTGCGGTTCGCCAGGCCGGTTGGACCGTCGATCAGGTGCACCGAATCGCCGCCGATGGCACGGGCTTTTTGTCGAGGCGACCTCGTTTGCCGTCAAAGATCGGCGGGTTCATCGTGGTCGCGCAGTGAACTGCAGATCGGAATGATGGTGACTAGCGGGTGACGACGTAAATCAAGACGGCGACCAGCGCCACGCACACGCCGGCCAGCATGCCGATCGAAACCCCACGCCGGTCCGTCCGTTTGCCACGAGTCGCGCCGATCGCGGGATCTCCGGCTAATTGAATCGCGTCGCCGGTGGGATCGACGGCGGCGACGTTGTCCGTTTCGGGCGCCGCGGGCTCTGTGTTGCCGGCATCGGCGGCCACCTCGGTGCGGGCGTCGACCGCCTGCGACGCCACGGGCAATTTGTCCACTCGTTCCGGAAACGCTTCAGGGGCCGGTCGCCACTGGGGCCAACCGTCACGCCAAACCAGGGCGTCATGGGCCACGCGACCATCGTCGATCCACTGGGCCAATGTTTCGCTGGTCGCCGGCCCGTATTGACCTCCTTCGGCCGGCCGGACGTACCAAGCCGCGTCCGGATCGTCCAGCAACGAATCCGCGATCGGCGCGGTCACGGCCGGCTGGACTGGTGGCTTTTGACCGGTGTCGTCGCTGGCCGCGTCATCGCCGGCATCAACGGCGATCGAAAAATCAGCGTCGGACAAAGGGATCCGAAATCGCTTCTTGCACTCCGGACAAACG is from Crateriforma conspicua and encodes:
- a CDS encoding PQQ-binding-like beta-propeller repeat protein, with the protein product MNRIIHAALFLGFVLFASIPDARSASAADSAVTTTGDQTGSGASVWNQWRGPDRDGRIPGSSWPDKLDGRLQLQWSKDHSPSYSGPVLLDDLVFTTETIDRKYEQVTAYRLSDGQMVWNRRWEGHMAVPFFAAKNGDWIRSTPACVPGHLVILGMRDVLVSLDPQTGQENWRNDLPASEGTPLQPFGAVCSPLIDGDVVYVQSGGGLIKVDLATGRVLWTVLGGSSDMMSSGAFSSPVMAVIAGKKQLVVQTRLELCGVDPDDGTVLWKTPVEAFRGMNILTPLVIGDRIFTAAHSGRSHLFQIANDDPEGSTVNEVWSQKTQGYMSSPVVIDGNVYLHLKNQRFTCLDLQDGSIRWTSRPIGDYCSLVHNDRQILSLANDGVLRLIEPTPDKFRVVDTSQVAADAWAHLAVRDDLVVVRDLNSLRLYRWTGSANR
- the gap gene encoding type I glyceraldehyde-3-phosphate dehydrogenase; translated protein: MAVKVGINGFGRIGRMVFRSSVTRDDIEVVAINDLLDVDYLAYMLQYDSVHGPFKGEVAVDGDALVVNGKKIRITAETDPAQLKWGDAGVDVVVESTGIFLTADSAQGHLDAGAKKVVMSAPSKDDTPMFVMGVNDDSYAGQKFVSNASCTTNCLAPLAKVLNDSFGIKRGLMTTVHAATATQKTVDGPSKKDWRGGRGILENIIPSSTGAAKAVGKVIPELNGKLTGMAFRVPTSDVSVVDLTVELEKETTYEDICKAMKAAADGSMKGVLGYTEDKVVSTDFRGEARTSVFDAGAGIQLDGTFVKVVSWYDNEWGYSNKVLDLVAKISE
- a CDS encoding class I SAM-dependent methyltransferase; this translates as MTDLKQPPPDPTPPQWRRPRGVAPGTWQYLHQRTIADHYDAFVADTPLCHLDDEFLAELFPRRETAGCRVADLGCGTGRSAIPLARRGYDVVAIDLSRPMLQNLMRRVTQEIPTDSQPDSPVGRIFPVQANLVELDSLADDSIDHTICMFSTLGMIQGRANRNAVLQHARRMTRNGGRLVIHVHHRAAWFAEPGGMRRWLASAVKAWTRKDHEFGDHVYAYRGLSQMFLHRFSQREITTAVRQAGWTVDQVHRIAADGTGFLSRRPRLPSKIGGFIVVAQ
- a CDS encoding GYF domain-containing protein, with product MGIRFACHHCGKRLNIKNELAGKRGVCPECKKRFRIPLSDADFSIAVDAGDDAASDDTGQKPPVQPAVTAPIADSLLDDPDAAWYVRPAEGGQYGPATSETLAQWIDDGRVAHDALVWRDGWPQWRPAPEAFPERVDKLPVASQAVDARTEVAADAGNTEPAAPETDNVAAVDPTGDAIQLAGDPAIGATRGKRTDRRGVSIGMLAGVCVALVAVLIYVVTR